A genomic region of Lytechinus pictus isolate F3 Inbred chromosome 2, Lp3.0, whole genome shotgun sequence contains the following coding sequences:
- the LOC129272001 gene encoding cystine/glutamate transporter-like, translating to MISNENEFKRRTSLSSSLRRLQKRHGTTSTGGLELIEHDYSQQETDVECRPSPDGNARDNANHYLESDQAKTEDKSFVIERTFGSMHCTSILLGVLVSFGSLFSVREIFMNCGGLIPALFVWISAGAMMFVGAQCYAELATCIPKSGGDFVYLYHALPTPMPAFMQVWMGLVMGSGATISALGKMGGVQFLKLVCRRCDDIDRSSPLVIIVAALIICLLIMMHCRSSLLSAWFQVSLTCIKLGSFAFIIALGFVHIVTGRTSNLKENMWYPLPTNQASPMVAFAVSSMSFTGWQSLTFVTEEVKKPEKNIPYVTSFSVLIAIGLCMALNISYATLLTPQELLSSQPIIMLIGDKVLGSWSKLVHLPILICTLSDINIIILIVSRMFFSAGRERQSPSLWAMLNVRYNTPSPAILVMLPIALILLVLDISSVLSILGPFQWLTSAMVVATLLIYRIRYPDRDRPFKVPWAFPFIYILYCIFLTSLAIYNNPRVLGLVLAIIAPAFPLQIILIRLRRPRTFLRAVGNVTRFLQKLLLVAKPDDSGQDINL from the exons ATTTCAAACGAGAATGAATTCAAGCGTCGAACATCGCTCTCATCCAGTCTACGTCGACTTCAAAAGCGACATGGTACGACGTCGACAGGTGGCCTGGAGCTTATCGAACACGATTACTCGCAACAAGAAACCGACGTCGAGTGTCGACCAAGTCCCGATGGAAATGCCAGGGATAATGCCAATCATTATTTAGAATCTGATCAAGCAAAAACGGAGGATAAATCGTTCGTAATCGAAAGAACGTTTGGGTCCATGCACTGCACATCGATCCTATTAGGGGTCCTCGTCAGCTTCGGCTCGCTCTTTTCAGTAAGggaaattttcatgaattgtgGCGGTCTCATTCCCGCCCTTTTTGTTTGGATTTCGGCCGGTGCGATGATGTTTGTCGGGGCGCAGTGTTACGCGGAGCTAGCGACATGCATTCCCAAGTCGGGTGGAGATTTTGTGTACCTCTATCACGCCCTTCCCACGCCCATGCCCGCCTTCATGCAGGTCTGGATGGGACTGGTGATGGGTTCTGGGGCGACGATCTCGGCGCTTGGGAAGATGGGCGGAGTCCAGTTTCTTAAGTTGGTGTGCAGACGATGTGATGATATCGACAGGAGTTCACCGCTTGTCATCATTGTCGCAGCCCTCATAATAT GTTTACTAATCATGATGCATTGTCGCAGTTCTCTCTTGTCAGCCTGGTTTCAGGTATCACTGACATGTATCAAGTTAGGATCATTCGCTTTTATCATCGCTCTCGGATTCGTTCACATAGTCACcg GACGGACATcaaacttgaaagaaaatatgtgGTATCCCCTGCCGACCAATCAGGCAAGTCCCATGGTAGCATTCGCTGTCAGCTCTATGTCTTTCACGGGATG GCAGAGTCTTACTTTTGTGACTGAAGAAGTCAAGAAGCCAGAAAA AAACATCCCATACGTGACTTCATTCTCTGTTCTGATTGCTATTGGTTTATGTATGGCTCTAAACATATCCTATGCCACTCTGTTGACGCCTCAAGAGCTACTCTCATCACAACCGATTATAATG TTGATCGGTGATAAAGTTCTAGGATCATGGTCTAAGTTGGTTCATCTACCTATCTTAATTTGCACCCTTTCGgatatcaacattatcatcttAATAGTTTCAAG gATGTTTTTCTCCGCTGGTAGAGAGAGGCAGTCCCCTAGTCTTTGGGCAATGCTGAATGTACGATACAACACCCCATCCCCTGCTATTCTGGTTATG CTGCCCATAGCTCTCATTCTGCTGGTACTGGACATCAGTTCAGTGCTGTCAATTCTTGGTCCATTCCAATGGCTGACCAGTGCAATGGTGGTGGCTACCCTTCTCATCTATAGAATACGATACCCTGACCGGGACAGACCATTTAAG GTTCCTTGGGCGTTTCCATTTATCTACATCCTCTACTGTATATTTCTGACGTCGCTAGCCATCTATAACAATCCTCGTGTTCTTGGCCTAGTTCTTGCTATCATTGCCCCGGCCTTCCCGCTTCAGATCATTCTCATCAGACTCCGAAGACCAAGAACATTTCTAAGAGCTGTCG GAAATGTGACCCGATTTCTTCAGAAGCTGCTTCTGGTTGCTAAACCTGATGATAGTGGGCAAGATATAAACCTTTAA